The DNA segment CAGACGGAAGCAAGACTGCTCGGACAGTAACCCTGCCCGATTCAATCTTCGGTATCGTTCCAAGTGAGCATGCTGTTTATATGGACGTACGCTCCATCAGAGACAACAGTCATCTTGGACTGCACAAAGTAAAAGCACGCAGCGAAGTACGTGGTGGCGGTAAGAAGCCATGGCGTCAAAAAGGACGGGGTGGTGCCCGTGCCGGTACCATCAGGTCCGGTGTGTGGGTAGGCGGAGGTTCCATTTTTGGACCCGTGCCTCATGATTATTACACGGGGATCAACAAAAAGGTGAAACGGCTGGCCCAGAAATCAGCCCTGACTGCCAAAGCAGCCGGAAATGCTGTGGTGGTGGTTGAGGATTTCACATTCGAGAAACCGAAAACCCGCAGCATGGTATCAGTGATGAACAAGCTGTCTGGCGGTGACAAGAAAGTGCTCTTGCTGACCGGCTCCACCGATAAAAATGTGTACCTCTCTGGACGGAACCTGCAGAAAGTCACAGTAAAGTCGGTTGAAGATTTTTCAACCTATGATATTGTGAATGCAGATGTGCTCGTTCTTCAGGAAAAGGCCTTAAGTGGATTGGAAAGGTTGGCAAAGTAACATGACCGCAGATGTATTGGTAAAACCGCTGCTGACTGAAAAGCTCACCGCCCTTCAGGAAAAGGAAAACAAGTATGCTTTCCAGGTGACCCGGTCGGCAAACAAAATTGAAATCAAAAAGGCTGTTGAAGCCCGCTATGGTGTGAATGT comes from the Bacteroidota bacterium genome and includes:
- the rplD gene encoding 50S ribosomal protein L4, whose protein sequence is MELTVLKTDGSKTARTVTLPDSIFGIVPSEHAVYMDVRSIRDNSHLGLHKVKARSEVRGGGKKPWRQKGRGGARAGTIRSGVWVGGGSIFGPVPHDYYTGINKKVKRLAQKSALTAKAAGNAVVVVEDFTFEKPKTRSMVSVMNKLSGGDKKVLLLTGSTDKNVYLSGRNLQKVTVKSVEDFSTYDIVNADVLVLQEKALSGLERLAK
- the rplW gene encoding 50S ribosomal protein L23; translated protein: MTADVLVKPLLTEKLTALQEKENKYAFQVTRSANKIEIKKAVEARYGVNVIAVNTSLKEGKRKVQYTKRGLMVGKRDDVKKAVVTLKSGEVIDFLKNA